In Pyxicephalus adspersus chromosome 12, UCB_Pads_2.0, whole genome shotgun sequence, a genomic segment contains:
- the LOC140342269 gene encoding GON-4-like protein isoform X2, which produces MRPHDVMQSRSNHATPDTSESMFICELTNPSKVVRCSAIQDPPTPHRGKLRNGLVTMQRQESSRKPAAPTMSSPRHYGKLGPHGGAPDFSHCLQGPSSPQQSYKGLGVQTAGVGGLSSAGTDPNVQKFPRCQDVAPTLTGIQTHSTPNTLKTICPPTTSTIQSNHSRATTILSRPMDSSHSQPTALSTPNIVSIQVKPTNRSPPGTDPIQVRPSNRSLPGTDPIQVKPTNRSPPGTDPIQVKPTNRSPSGTDSIQVRPTNRSPSGTDSIQVRPSNRSLPGTDPIQVKPTNRSPSGTDPIQEKPTNTSPGTDPIQERPTNRSPLGTDPIQEKPTNRSPPGTDPIQEKPTNRSPPGTDHIQVRPTNRSPAGTDPIQEKPTNRSPPGTDPIQEKPTNRSPPGTDPIQEKLTNRCPPGTDPIQVKLTNRSPPGTDPIQEKPTNRSPPEIDPIQVKPTNTSPSIDPIHVRLTNRSPPRTDPIQVKPTSRSPLRTSRSQITERRPAKQQTEFPLKLSSDPNPQPDPMAVCDKSNRSNMADGLGTPCVHSEEQYVAEDRLDGDGHSAQNNTTPQHTHHMEEEYPEEESGLYITVDEQQSDNERKRRKRLTGKRKRECKPADDNAPVSCDLDQDLDRALEDGAKQHNLTAVNVRNILHEVITNEHVVAMMKAAITETEGLPMFEPKMTRSKLKEVVEKGVVIPTWNLSPIKKATKMQAPQFVDIPLEEEDSSDEEYRPDEEEEDETAEESLLESDVESTASSPRGQKFLRALQSECQEEEAVECLNASLSAARQIGFESIPMGPPPPPKAKNTQDFTFMEKLHAVDEELERNLVSMDSFQSLDDSLIAFRTRSKRPLKDVPIGQLEAELKAPDITPDMYDHNTADDEDWKMWLCSLMQDDDGNEDEGDDDDDDDPEYNILEDWDEPDTEDLRNDRAVRITKKEVNELMEELFETFQDEMGLSHMEEEGPDDEDSNSDPLPDFNTPQAIRFEEPLANLLTEQHRTVKAQLEYLRMRKSMMKSDDEKSSARDPEFHRPPPAAKSPSVLVVDALQRKRLTQQMQQHVQLLTQLHLLTFRNPHLSMESDTARLYLVELSSFADSSALSHQQTPEFQSAFHPCNLREALELIPLVHSQVPEDPEASKQARKNGNEVSDLPKHIAWVMATQPIFMYPELLPVCAMRAQGPRDRVVFTKAEDSLLALGLKHFEGTEFSKQLISKYLLTAKTAQQLTVRIKNLTMKKSPDNVIKYYKNMKMLPPLSRCCEDVPPHDIRPPVEREKHRMPFWIKASLSSIEAHMSRLEKNPKSGRYPLLLPPAVTLTLKPLPRRFYRRLWRQKKSSVLKPLLIRPCASVTPKLPAKPAAPQAVPIRIMGQVPPLVQPAVPVHGIVNIQPVGVPIGHKGPEICSPALSNKKTAPVCGPPSAATHISITQSRMIMPATCNPRIRKSLLGGIPKIKTVPRTVGIKAAPLLPSSPLLFAVPGGALKLVNLGAPCGVLQPISGTTGVPVTTVLLNPTHMPLRQPSLSTPFQLVPKTTSVAPEVEGGRSSPKLEDSVKDEADECEYVTVQIKDEDGECDYVTVHVKDEDNPPCEGEGGPDGTLNQDGRPSDGVEEPSENKPAKETERSDVTGHVTSNHESNTNTGSGSGTALACNAAGSVQPHTAGHMGRLGQNLEGSQREPIDPKQEEPEDEPQKQASGGATDSPKNTSSTIGDEEVSSPTGAPRDSASGLSNEKDGAEEEEEEDFDDLTQDEDEMSSEESVLSVPELQETMEKLTWLASERRLSQEVDSEENSQEENTEEEEEEDAAEGSLHKSEGIMDETGEEGEKLDPSHLQVPSPAPVEATSTPAGEKRRTGTKGPNAHRVRTRRGRTRASKDASKLLLLYDDKILSKDPLREQKDMAYARSYLSRVREALHSVPGTYEQFLNIIYQFESGSGKRTAVDLYENLQQLLQDWPQLLKDFAAFLLPEQALECGLFEEQQAFEKSRRFLRQLEICFKENPAHHQKIIKLLQSCAECPLQEIGKLKTQMCHLLKGHHHLQEEFSLFFDQLRPPASRMEDFEVMSWTEDKEYKFDGFEEVTLPEVEEEEESSKVPPAQRSKRRKEATQDADWLEGGKDCPCPCHDGGAEQRLKRCKRRLCSQCSSKACDNRSQRAADSAFRQNSAGDGRSLLRSSVEEQMTAGPTHRSRSTLHSRGKQRPRDRGRGPRRPDATKDLSSMLPEKESLCSPQSHPGPCTPTMVANPRTPVAGATPCTSLTETQPPSIDNSAPQPTEEPTLPMCAKNIRLSSSGEKVVVWTREADRVILTMCQERGAHEETFSAIAAQLANKSPSEVAQRFRELINLFQTGCVTSSDEEEDEEDAAVSDED; this is translated from the exons GTTGTGCGCTGTTCCGCCATCCAGGACCCACCGACCCCTCACCGAGGGAAGCTAAGGAACGGCCTTGTGACCATGCAGAGGCAGGAAAGTTCCAGAAAACCAGCAGCCCCAACTATGTCCTCCCCTAGACATTATGGGAAATTAGGGCCACATGGGGGCGCTCCAGACTTTTCACACTGTCTACAGGGACCTTCCAGCCCCCAGCAATCCTATAAAGGGTTGGGGGTACAGACAGCCGGGGTTGGGGGTCTCAGCAGTGCTGGAACTGACCCCAATGTACAGAAATTCCCGAGATGTCAGGATGTGGCCCCCACACTGACCGGTATACAAACCCATTCTACTCCCAATACCCTGAAAACCATTTGTCCCCCAACAACCAGTACTATCCAATCCAACCATTCGAGAGCCACCACTATATTATCAAGACCAATGGATTCCAGTCACTCACAACCTACAGCCCTGTCTACCCCTAATATTGTTTCAATTCAAGTGAAGCCCACCAACAGATCCCCTCCGGGAACTGACCCCATTCAA GTGAGGCCCTCCAACAGATCTCTTCCAGGAACTGACCCCATTCAGGTGAAGCCCACCAACAGATCCCCTCCGGGAACTGACCCCATTCAGGTGAAGCCCACCAACAGATCTCCTTCGGGAACTGACTCCATTCAGGTGAGGCCCACCAACAGATCTCCTTCGGGAACTGACTCCATTCAGGTGAGGCCCTCCAACAGATCTCTTCCAGGAACTGACCCCATTCAGGTGAAGCCCACCAACAGATCTCCTTCGGGAACTGACCCCATTCAGGAGAAGCCCACCAACACATCGCCGGGAACTGACCCCATTCAGGAGAGGCCCACCAACAGATCTCCTCTGGGAACTGACCCCATTCAAGAGAAGCCCACCAACAGATCTCCTCCGGGAACTGACCCCATTCAAGAGAAGCCCACCAACAGATCTCCTCCGGGAACTGACCACATTCAGGTGAGGCCCACCAACAGATCCCCTGCGGGAACTGACCCCATTCAAGAGAAGCCCACCAACAGATCTCCTCCGGGAACTGACCCCATTCAAGAGAAGCCCACTAACAGATCCCCTCCGGGAACTGACCCCATTCAGGAGAAGCTCACCAACAGATGCCCTCCGGGAACTGACCCCATTCAGGTGAAGCTCACCAACAGATCTCCTCCGGGAACTGACCCCATTCAAGAGAAGCCCACCAACAGA TCCCCTCCAGAAATAGACCCTATTCAGGTAAAGCCTACCAACACATCTCCGAGCATTGACCCCATTCACGTGAGGCTCACTAACAGATCCCCTCCAAGAACGGACCCTATTCAGGTGAAGCCCACCAGCAGATCCCCCCTGCGAACCTCCAGGTCCCAAATAACTGAAAGAAGGCCAGCGAAACAACAGACTGAATTTCCTCTAAAACTATCAAGTGATCCCAACCCCCAGCCAGATCCCATGGCTGTCTGTGATAAGAGTAATAGAAGTAACATGGCGGATGGCCTTGGCACACCTTGTGTCCATAGTGAGGAGCAATATGTGGCAGAGGACAGATTGGATG GTGATGGTCACTCCGCCCAGAATAATACAACACCCCAACACACTCACCACATGGAGGAAGAATATCCAGAGGAGGAATCCGGCCTTTACATCACTGTAG ATGAACAACAGTCGGATAATGAGAGGAAAAGGAGGAAGCGGCTTacgggaaaaagaaaaagagagtgCAAGCCTGCGGATGATAACGCCCCAGTGTCATGTGACCTGGATCAGGATCTGGACCGAGCTCTGGAGGATGGAGCCAAACAGCACAACCTCACCGCTGTCAATGTCCGCAATATCCTACAT GAAGTTATCACCAATGAACACGTTGTCGCCATGATGAAAGCTGCCATTACAGAGACGGAAGGTCTACCTATGTTT GAGCCAAAAATGACGCGTTCCAAGCTGAAGGAGGTAGTGGAGAAAGGAGTG GTCATCCCTACCTGGAACCTTTCTCCAATCAAAAAAGCCACCAAAATGCAG GCACCACAGTTTGTGGACAttcctctagaggaagaagaTTCATCTGATGAAGAATATCGACCGGATGAGGAAGAGGAGGATGAGACAGCCGAGGAG AGCTTGTTGGAGAGTGACGTGGAGAGTACAGCATCTTCTCCCCGCGGACAGAAATTCTTAAGAGCGCTACAATCGGAGTGTCAGGAGGAAGAAGCGGTGGAGTGTCTG AATGCTTCACTCTCTGCTGCAAGGCAAATTGGCTTTGAGTCCATCCCTATGGGTCCCCCACCGCCCCCTAAAGCAAAGAACACCCAGGACTTCACCTTTATGGAGAAGCTGCATGCTGTGGATGAGGAGTTGGAGAGAAATCTTGTCAGTATGGATTCTTTCCAG TCCCTGGATGATAGCCTCATTGCCTTTCGTACACGCTCTAAGCGGCCCCTGAAAGATGTACCCATTGGGCAGCTGGAGGCGGAGCTTAAAGCCCCCGACATCACTCCGGATATGTATGACCACAACACAGCAGATGATGAGGACTGGAAGATGTGGCTGTGCAGCCTCATGCAGGATGATGATGGCAATGAGG ATGaaggtgatgatgatgatgatgatgacccAGAGTATAACATTCTGGAAGATTGGGATGAGCCAGATACTGAGGATCTGCGCAATGATCGAGCTGTACGGATCACAA AGAAGGAGGTGAATGAGTTGATGGAGGAACTCTTTGAGACA TTTCAGGATGAAATGGGGCTCTCACATATGGAAGAGGAGGGCCCTGATGATGAGGACAGTAACTCTGATCCTCTCCCAGATTTCAACACCCCACAGGCTATCAG GTTTGAGGAGCCTCTGGCCAATCTGTTGACTGAGCAGCATCGCACGGTGAAGGCCCAGCTGGAATATCTGCGTATGAGGAAATCTATGATGAAGAGTGATGATGAGAAATCTTCGGCACGGGACCCCGAATTCCATCGGCCGCCTCCAGCAGCCAAATCCCCCTCTGTACTGGTAGTGGATGCGCTGCAGAGGAAGAGGCTGACGCAACAAATGCAGCAG CACGTCCAGCTCCTGACCCAGCTTCATCTCCTGACCTTCCGGAACCCCCATCTGAGCATGGAGTCCGATACTGCGCGATTGTACCTG GTGGAACTCTCCAGCTTTGCAGATAGCTCCGCTCTGTCCCATCAGCAAACTCCTGAATTCCAAAGTGCATTTCATCCTTGCAACCTGCGGGAGGCGCTGGAGCTGATCCCCCTTGTACATAGCCAGGTTCCTGAGGATCCCGAAGCTTCCAAGCAAGCCAGAAAAAATG GTAACGAGGTGTCTGATTTACCCAAACACATAGCCTGGGTTATGGCTACACAACCCATCTTCATGTACCCAGAGCTGCTGCCAGTGTGCGCCATGAGGGCCCAGGGCCCCAGGGACAGAGTGGTCTTTACTAAGGctgaggacag CTTGCTGGCTCTCGGCTTGAAGCACTTTGAGGGAACGGAATTCTCCAAACAGCTGATCAGCAAATATCTCCTAACGGCCAAAACAGCTCAACAATTAACTGTGCGGATCAAGAACCTGACCATGAAAAAGTCCCCGGACAATGTCATCAAG TATTACAAGAATATGAAGATGTTACCCCCACTGAGCAGATGCTGTGAGGATGTCCCCCCTCATGATATACGCCCCCCAGTGGAGAGAGAGAAGCACAGAATGCCATTCTGGATAAAG GCCAGTCTGAGCAGCATTGAAGCCCATATGTCAAGGTTGGAGAAAAACCCAAAATCGGGCCGATACCCTCTGCTCCTCCCCCCCGCTGTGACGCTGACCCTCAAGCCCCTCCCCAGACGTTTCTATCGCAGATTGTGGCGCCAGAAGAAGTCGTCTGTACTAAAACCTCTCTTGATCCGTCCTTGTGCCAGCGTCACCCCAAAACTGCCAGCCAAACCTGCTGCCCCCCAGGCCGTCCCCATCAGAATCATGGGCCAGGTGCCGCCTCTCGTGCAGCCCGCTGTACCCGTACATGGAATCGTCAATATTCAGCCGGTTGGGGTGCCGATTGGCCATAAAGGGCCTGAGATTTGTTCCCCTGCGTTATCCAATAAGAAGACGGCTCCAGTGTGTGGCCCCCCCTCGGCCGCCACTCACATCTCCATAACTCAGAGCAGAATGATAATGCCAGCGACATGTAACCCGCGAATCAGAAAGTCCTTGCTGGGTGGCATTCCTAAAATAAAGACTGTGCCACGTACTGTGGGCATCAAGGCGGCTCCCCTGCTGCCCTCCTCCCCCCTCCTCTTCGCTGTTCCTGGGGGAGCTCTGAAATTAGTAAATTTAGGTGCCCCATGCGGTGTCCTCCAGCCAATCAGTGGCACTACTGGTGTTCCAGTAACCACGGTGCTATTAAATCCTACCCACATGCCCCTCCGCCAACCCAGTCTATCCACCCCCTTCCAGCTGGTCCCCAAAACGACATCTGTGGCCCCCGAGGTGGAAGGAGGCCGCAGCAGCCCTAAATTAGAGGATTCTGTGAAGGACGAGGCGGATGAATGTGAATATGTCACTGTTCAAATAAAGGACGAGGATGGTGAATGTGACTATGTCACTGTTCATGTGAAGGACGAGGACAACCCACCCTGCGAGGGTGAAGGGGGCCCCGATGGGACGCTGAACCAAGATGGCCGACCTTCGGACGGTGTTGAAGAGCCGTCCGAGAACAAACCTGCTAAAGAAACGGAGCGCTCTGATGTCACAGGTCATGTGACTTCAAATCATGAGAGTAACACCAACACTGGGAGTGGATCGGGTACGGCGCTGGCGTGTAACGCTGCCGGTTCAGTACAGCCGCACACTGCAGGGCATATGGGGAGACTGGGGCAGAATTTGGAGGGTTCTCAGAGAGAACCAATAGACCCAAAGCAGGAAGAACCTGAAGATGAGCCACAGAAACAGGCAAGTGGAGGGGCCACAGACTCCCCAAAAAACACATCTTCCACCATTGGGGACGAAGAGGTGAGCAGTCCCACCGGGGCCCCCAGAGATTCTGCCAGTGGACTGAGTAATGAGAAAGATGGtgctgaggaggaggaggaggaagatttTGATGATCTGACCCAGGATGAGGATGAGATGTCATCTGAGGAGTCGGTTCTGTCTGTTCCAGAGCTTCAG GAGACGATGGAGAAGCTGACTTGGTTGGCCTCGGAGCGGCGCCTTAGCCAGGAGGTGGACTCGGAGGAGAACTCTCAGGAGGAGAAcacagaggaggaggaagaggaggatgcTGCAGAGGGATCATTGCACAAATCTGAGGGAATAATGGATGAAACTGGCGAGGAGGGTGAAAAGCTGGACCCCTCTCACCTTCAGGTCCCTTCTCCAGCCCCTGTGGAGGCCACATCCACTCCTGCGG GAGAAAAGAGACGTACCGGGACCAAGGGCCCCAATGCCCATCGTGTCCGTACCAGAAGAGGGCGCACACGAGCCAGCAAGGATGCCTCCAAACTGCTCCTACTCTACGATGATAAGATCCTGTCAAAAGATCCTCTAAGAGAGCAGAAGGACATGGCGTATGCCCGCTCCTACCTCAGCCGG GTTCGGGAGGCCCTGCACTCGGTCCCGGGTACCTATGAACAGTTCCTGAATATTATCTATCAGTTTGAGAGCGGCAGCGGTAAGAGGACGGCCGTGGATCTGTATGAGAATCTTCAGCAGCTCCTTCAGGATTGGCCGCAGCTTCTAAAGGACTTTGCTGCATTTCTGCTTCCGGAACAAGCGCTGGAATGCGGTCTG tttGAGGAACAGCAGGCGTTTGAGAAGAGTCGCCGATTTCTGCGCCAATTAGAGATTTGCTTTAAAGAGAACCCCGCTCATCACCAGAAAATCATCAAACTGCTGCAGAGTTGTGCAGAGTGCCCCCTGCAGGAGATTGGAAAG CTGAAAACTCAGATGTGTCACCTGCTGAAGGGCCACCATCACCTCCAGGAGGAGTTCTCACTTTTCTTCGACCAGCTCCGCCCTCCCGCCAGCCGCATGGAGGATTTCGAGGTTATGAGCTGGACGGAGGACAAAGAATACAAA TTTGATGGATTTGAGGAAGTGACGTTACCGGaggtggaggaggaagaggagtcCAGCAAAGTTCCTCCAGCACAGAGAAGTAAGAGGAGGAAGGAGGCCACCCAG GATGCCGATTGGCTGGAAGGAGGGAAGGATTGTCCGTGTCCTTGTCATGATGGCGGGGCAGAACAGAGGCTGAAACGTTGTAAGAGGAGGCTGTGCAGCCAGTGCAGTAGTAAG GCCTGTGACAATCGGTCCCAGAGGGCGGCAGATTCGGCGTTTCGTCAGAACTCGGCAG GTGATGGTAGATCTCTGCTGAGGAGCTCCGTGGAGGAGCAGATGACCGCAGGCCCCACCCACAGATCCCGATCCACGCTCCATAGCCGGGGCAAACAAAGGCCGAGGGACAGAGGGCGAGGGCCACGCAGACCAGATGCCACAAAAGATTTGTCTTCCATGCTGCCGGAAAAGGAAAGTCTGTGCTCCCCGCAGTCCCATCCTGGTCCCTGCACCCCAACTATGGTGGCAAATCCCCGGACTCCAGTAGCGGGTGCAACGCCCTGCACCTCCCTGACTGAAACGCAGCCCCCCAGCATTGACAATTCTGCCCCCCAGCCGACCGAGGAGCCCACGCTGCCCATGTGTGCCAAGAATATCCGGCTCAGCTCCAGCGGAGAGAAGGTCGTTGTATGGACCAG GGAAGCTGATCGGGTCATCCTCACCATGTGCCAGGAGCGAGGAGCCCACGAGGAGACGTTCAGTGCCATCGCTGCCCAGCTGGCCAATAAAAGCCCCTCCGAG GTGGCTCAGCGATTCCGGGAACTCATCAATCTTTTCCAGACCGGCTGTGTCACCAGTTctgatgaagaggaagatgaggAGGACGCTGCGGTGAGCGATGAGGATTAG